A stretch of DNA from Nitrospiraceae bacterium:
TTGTAAACAAGATTACCATCCGGAGTTCTTATCTCCGAGACTACATGCGGAGTTACAAGCATGCCTCCATTAGCTATTGTGGAATATGCTCTTAAAACCTGAAGAGGAGTTACTGCAACTTCCTGTCCTATGGATATAGAACCTATAGAACCTTGCGACCACTTTGCAATCGGCCTTATTAAACCTGATACTTCTCCTGGCAGATCTATTCCTGTTTTTTCTCCGAACCCGAATTTCTTTGTATAATTATAAAGTTTTTCCTTTCCTAACTTCATCCCCAGCATTACAGATCCGATATTGGAAGACTTCTGGATTACTTCCTTGAATGTGAGAATACCATTTTTATGGGAATCGTGTATAACAGCATTTCCCATATTGATTTCACCTTTTCTACAGTCAAATTTGGTATTCAGGTTAACGAGTTTTTCCTCCAGTACAGCTGTGCCAACAATTATCTTGAACGTGGAACCAGGCTCATAAAGATCAGTTATTGCCCTGTTCCTTTTCTCTTGGTCTTTTGCTTTCAAGGCATTATTCGTGTCATATGAAGGTCTGTTAGCAAGCGCCAGTATCTCTCCTGTGAGCGGATCCATCATTATGGCTGTTGCAGCCTTTGCCTTCCACTGAAGCATGGCATTATCAAGTTCTTTTTCTGTTATATACTGTAATCCCTCGTCTATGGTCAGGGTAAGATTATTTCCCTTTGATTCAATATCCTTGCCTGTAGAAAGTATTCTTCCTTTGGCATCACGTGAGACAAAAATTTTCCCTCCTGGTGTTTTTAGAAACTTATCGTATTTAAGCTCAACACCTTCTAGCGCTTGATTGTCAATGCCGACCGTGCCAATTACATGAGCGGCGAGTCGGCCATTTGGATAGAGTCTTTTTGAATCACGCATAAAACTCACACCCTTTATATCCATCTCTTTTATCTTTGCCGCCATATCAGGCTCAATCTTTCTTTCTATCCAGACAAATCTTCCGTTCGTGGAAAATTTCGCCATTATAGCCTTCGGGTTCTTGTTTATAACCTTTGAGATATTGTAAGCAGCAGTCTTGGGTGACGCTATTGTATCAGGGTCACAGTACAGCGATTCCACTTCAACATTAACGCCAAGTTCTCTTCCCCTCCTGTCAAAGATCAAGCCTCGTCTTACCTGTATGTCTTCTGATTTAAGTTGCTGCATATTTGCTTTTGCTGCAAGTCTTTGATGATCAAGAACCATCAGGTCGACCAGACGAAAAAATACCGCAACAAAGCCAAAAACTATTGCGGTATTAAGGATTATGGCTCTCTTTCTCATTAATATATATTTCCTTTATATTTAATTCTCAGATGTTTTCCTCCCGTCAAATGACGTCTGCTGCGGTATGAATTTTTCACCTTTCTTTACATACACAACTTTTGTTCTGTCAGGAAAGACAAGCGCCAGTTTGCCGCCGGTTTTTTCTTTAAGATTTTGTATAGACAACAATCCGGCTTTCTCAGCCATCAATGATTTTCTTTCTTTGAGCTCTGCCATTTTTTTATTATCGAGTTCAGCAATCGTGTATTCGACTGTCCTGACATTTGACCTAAGCCACACAATCATAAAAATTCCAAATAAGAGAACAACTACTAAAATTGGGAAAACAAAATATGAAAAAATGTTTCTCTGATGAACATTAATCATAATTTTTCCGCTCCTCTGAGTTTTGCGCTCCTTGCCGAGGGATTTGACTTTGTCTCCACATATGATGGAGCCAGAGGTTTTTTTGTTAAAATGTTAAATACGCCTTGTTTGCTTTTATCACGCAGAAAGTTCTTAACTATCCTGTCCTCAAGCGAATGATAGGAAATAACGCAAAGTCTACCGCTTTTTTTTAAAATTCCTTCTGATGAATCAAGCCCTTTTTTAAGTTCATTCAATTCATCATTTACTGCAATTCTTAAGGCCTGGAATGTTCTTGTTGCGGGATGAATTCTTCCTCTTCCCCCATATGCGCGGCTGACCAGATTTGCAAGCTCCAAACATGTGTCTATTTTTTTCTTCTTTCTATTCTCCACGATCCATCTTGCTATCTTTCTGGATAATCTTTCTTCGCCATATTCCCACAGGATATCTGTTATCTCTGCTTCAGAATATTTATTAACAATATATTGAGCTGTCAGTTCCTGTGTTTTATCCATTCTCATATCAAGAGGCTCATCAGAAAGGAAACTGAAACCTCGCTCTGGAGTTTTCAGATGAAACATTGACGTCCCGATGTCAAACAATATTCCGTCAACTTTCCCTGCTCCTGTTTCATTGACAAGTTTGGTTATCTCTGAGAATTTTCCCTTCTTCAAGACAAGCCTTTTGTCATTCAGCTTGCTCATGCTTTTGCTAAGGGCTTCCTCATCTCTGTCAATTCCGATGATCCTGCCCTCTCCGAGATATTTGAGTATCTCTTCTGTATGTCCGCCGAGTCCGACTGTTGCATCAACATATACCCCCCCAGGCTCTGGCTTCAGCAACATAACCACCTCCCTCAACATAACAGGGAGATGAACTATATCCACAGCTAACAACTCCTAAAGACCATAACCAACCAGTCTTTCTTCAACAGCTTTTTTGTCTATCTTTGAAGGATCCACCATTGCATCCCATTCTTTCCTGTCCCACAGCTCAATCTTTTCTATTTGGCCGACTATAACAACATCGCTGCTGATCGAGGAGTCTTCCCTGTGGGCAGCGGGAATAAGTATTCTTCCCTGTTTGTCTATCTCCGCTTCAACAGCAGATGCAATAACCCTTCTCATAAAAAATTTGACTGCCTCATCCATCTTCGGCATTGACCTTACTTTTTCTTCAAGTCTCGCCCATTCTTCTGAAGGATAAATATTCAGACATTTGTCGAATGCAGAATTAACAATATAAAGTTTTGAGCTGTAATTAGCAGAAATGATTTCCCTGAAAAGAGCAGGTATGATTATTCGGCCCTTTGGGTCAAGTGTGTAATAATATTTACCTGAAAAAGCAGGCATCTCCTCCACCTTCTACCACTTTTTACCACTAATATATGCTTAGAGAGGGTGCTTGTCAATAGGGAAAATGGATAAAATTACGGTGTCACTATATTTTGTGTTAGCTAAATATTACAGCCACAATATACAGATATTTATCAAGCAGATTTTTGTGAGAAATCAAAAAAATTACAGATTAATCCTCATACTCTCTTAACTTCTTTTCTGACAATCCAAAATAATGTCCTACTTCGTGAATAAGAGTTTGCTGTATCTGTCTCATTAATTCTTGCTCACTCGAACAAATGCTCTCAATATTTCTCTGAAAAAGAGTTATCTTATCAGGCAAGGGATATATAACTGCAAAAAAACTTCTTTTCTCAGGATACGGCACGCCGCTGAACTGTCCCAGAAGAAGCTCGCCTCTTTTTAAACCATGATTTTCTTCCTTGCCCGGATAGTCTTCTACAAAAATCGTGATATTAGTAAAATATTTTTTATATTCTTCAGGCAGTGTCTCCACTGCCTTTTCAGCAAACATTTGAAAATATTCTCTGCTGACTTTAAAGCCCATATTATATTTTACCTTAAGAACAAAAAATGGAGACAGCAGGCAATTCAACCTGCTGTCTCCATCAGCTGACATTCAAGACAAGTTATTTCTTTTTGCCTTCTTTTATATCTTGTCTTAGTTCTTTCTGCTCCGCTCTAATCTGCTGTCTGCATTTTTGCATCTCTGTTGGTGTTTTTGCAGCTGTCACACATGCCTTTGCATCCTGAAGAATTTTAATCCTCTCGTCAATGATCGACAAAAAATTTGCCTTTCTGTCTTCAAATGTCAGTCCTGCCTTAGTCTTGGCACCAGACGGACCCTTTTGCCCCTGCCCAGGCATCTGAGCAAAAACAGCTACAGAAATTCCAAACACGAAAATGATTGCTATTAAAAGCGCTGTCAACTTTCTCACCTGTATCACCTCCTTATTTACTTGCTTTATTATCATTTATACCACAAAAAAATTATAGTATATTCACAGTGCAATTAAAAGCTGAAAAAATTGGAATTTGTAATATTAGCCATGTTTGGGTATACTATACATTCAATAAAATTAATAAATTCAAGAGGCTACAAAGATGAAAAACAAAGTTTATCTTATCGATGTAACAAATAGGGACGGAGTTCAGACATCAAGGATACTTCTTCCCAAGCTCTCAAAGACAATGCTTAACATTTATCTTGATGAGATGGGAGTTTACCAAAGCGAGATCGGCTTCCCTACTCTGAAGCACGAAGTTAACTATATAAATGCCAATTTGGAACTCGCAAAAAGAGGCGGGATCAAGA
This window harbors:
- a CDS encoding metallopeptidase family protein, which produces MFAEKAVETLPEEYKKYFTNITIFVEDYPGKEENHGLKRGELLLGQFSGVPYPEKRSFFAVIYPLPDKITLFQRNIESICSSEQELMRQIQQTLIHEVGHYFGLSEKKLREYED
- the mraZ gene encoding division/cell wall cluster transcriptional repressor MraZ, producing the protein MPAFSGKYYYTLDPKGRIIIPALFREIISANYSSKLYIVNSAFDKCLNIYPSEEWARLEEKVRSMPKMDEAVKFFMRRVIASAVEAEIDKQGRILIPAAHREDSSISSDVVIVGQIEKIELWDRKEWDAMVDPSKIDKKAVEERLVGYGL
- a CDS encoding penicillin-binding protein 2, which translates into the protein MRKRAIILNTAIVFGFVAVFFRLVDLMVLDHQRLAAKANMQQLKSEDIQVRRGLIFDRRGRELGVNVEVESLYCDPDTIASPKTAAYNISKVINKNPKAIMAKFSTNGRFVWIERKIEPDMAAKIKEMDIKGVSFMRDSKRLYPNGRLAAHVIGTVGIDNQALEGVELKYDKFLKTPGGKIFVSRDAKGRILSTGKDIESKGNNLTLTIDEGLQYITEKELDNAMLQWKAKAATAIMMDPLTGEILALANRPSYDTNNALKAKDQEKRNRAITDLYEPGSTFKIIVGTAVLEEKLVNLNTKFDCRKGEINMGNAVIHDSHKNGILTFKEVIQKSSNIGSVMLGMKLGKEKLYNYTKKFGFGEKTGIDLPGEVSGLIRPIAKWSQGSIGSISIGQEVAVTPLQVLRAYSTIANGGMLVTPHVVSEIRTPDGNLVYKFPQEDKRAVISKQTADTFKEILKTVAEEGGTGKSASVKGSKVAGKTGTAQIIDPRTRRYSKEKYVSSFVGFVPADNPRIALIVVVYEPKGQIYGGVVAAPVFKEITKQALSYLNVPEDDQDQKNLMVVYKK
- the rsmH gene encoding 16S rRNA (cytosine(1402)-N(4))-methyltransferase RsmH codes for the protein MDIVHLPVMLREVVMLLKPEPGGVYVDATVGLGGHTEEILKYLGEGRIIGIDRDEEALSKSMSKLNDKRLVLKKGKFSEITKLVNETGAGKVDGILFDIGTSMFHLKTPERGFSFLSDEPLDMRMDKTQELTAQYIVNKYSEAEITDILWEYGEERLSRKIARWIVENRKKKKIDTCLELANLVSRAYGGRGRIHPATRTFQALRIAVNDELNELKKGLDSSEGILKKSGRLCVISYHSLEDRIVKNFLRDKSKQGVFNILTKKPLAPSYVETKSNPSARSAKLRGAEKL